A single region of the Streptomyces sp. NBC_00425 genome encodes:
- a CDS encoding acyl-CoA thioesterase has protein sequence MRHLYRCPLRWADMDAYGHVNNVVFLRYLEEARIDFLFRPEKDFQQGSVVARHEIDYKRQLVHRHTPVDIELWVTNIRAASFTISYEVKDDDVVYVRASTVIVPFDFATQRPRRITAEERLFLEEYQDDDAEKAVAA, from the coding sequence TTGCGGCACCTCTACCGCTGCCCGCTGCGCTGGGCGGACATGGACGCGTACGGCCACGTCAACAACGTGGTCTTCCTCCGCTACCTGGAGGAAGCCCGTATCGACTTCCTGTTCCGTCCGGAGAAGGACTTCCAGCAGGGGTCCGTGGTGGCGCGCCACGAGATCGACTACAAGCGGCAGCTCGTCCACCGGCACACGCCCGTGGACATCGAGCTGTGGGTCACGAACATAAGGGCGGCGTCCTTCACCATCTCCTACGAGGTGAAGGACGACGACGTGGTCTACGTGCGGGCCTCCACCGTCATCGTGCCGTTCGACTTCGCGACGCAACGGCCGCGCCGGATCACCGCCGAGGAGCGCCTCTTCCTCGAGGAGTACCAGGACGACGACGCCGAGAAGGCCGTCGCAGCATGA
- a CDS encoding YfjP family GTPase: MTAVTDQDHTDQTGHRDQTGHRDQTGHRDQTGHTDQTGHTDQEKHENTSHGGRRDPERHQEHREHREHREHQEHQECEDRLRHQDDREVQERAESELPEGRKPENGGDLPEEADASAKEPTGHARVADRTEDALPRPSAGPAPAPAPAPAPDPSRPSSAGTSHADADEDSADAWDDGLIARRVNEAAAAEQAAAADRAARSGGGGGALPSTPLVYDGPLRSRLEALRELVGLSRTRLDSRTLAQAGRVLDEAAARRRHSGQHTVVALAGATGSGKSQLFNALAGVTISETGVRRPTTSSPIVCTWSDGASSLIDRLGIPGRLRRRPVQTAEAEAQLRGLVLIDLPDHDSAAVQHREQVDRVLALVDAVIWVVDPEKYADAVLHERYLRPMAGHAEVMFVVLNQVDRLPGEAAELVLDDLRRLLDEDGVALGEYGEPGATVLALSALTGDGVGELREALGQFVAERGAAARRISADVDAAAWRLRSVYATGRRIGLSEQARDEFADLLADAVGATAAGEAAERAWLRNANRACGTPWLRLWRWQQDRRDPPTGRLPLRAQADEEATARQRVEQAVRTVSERASAGLPTPWAQAVREAAVRGAQGLPEALDDLTARAGLPPGRPPRPGWWPVAVLAQACMTLLQVVGGLWLVGQIVGVMAPNLGVPVLLMVSGIIGGPLVEWSCRMAARGPARRYGHDAERRLREAAAGCGRARVLDPVAAELLRYREVREQYARVTGAVAGAR, from the coding sequence GTGACCGCCGTCACTGACCAGGATCACACGGACCAGACAGGCCATAGGGACCAGACAGGCCATAGGGACCAGACAGGCCATAGGGACCAGACAGGCCACACGGACCAGACAGGCCACACGGACCAGGAGAAGCACGAGAACACGTCCCACGGAGGCCGACGAGACCCGGAAAGACATCAGGAGCACCGGGAGCACCGGGAGCACCGGGAGCACCAGGAGCACCAGGAGTGCGAGGACCGGCTGCGTCACCAGGATGATCGCGAAGTCCAGGAGCGCGCCGAGAGCGAGCTGCCGGAGGGGAGGAAGCCGGAGAACGGGGGCGACCTGCCCGAAGAGGCGGACGCCTCGGCGAAGGAGCCGACCGGGCACGCGCGCGTGGCCGACCGCACCGAGGACGCCCTGCCTCGTCCGAGCGCCGGCCCCGCCCCCGCCCCCGCCCCCGCCCCGGCCCCTGACCCGTCCAGGCCCTCGTCCGCGGGCACGTCCCACGCGGACGCCGACGAGGACTCGGCCGACGCCTGGGACGACGGTCTCATCGCCCGCCGCGTGAACGAGGCCGCCGCCGCCGAGCAGGCGGCAGCGGCCGACAGGGCGGCCCGGTCCGGCGGAGGCGGAGGCGCCCTGCCTTCGACCCCGCTCGTCTACGACGGACCGCTGCGCTCACGGCTGGAGGCGCTGCGCGAACTCGTGGGGCTCTCCCGCACGCGCCTCGACAGCAGGACACTCGCCCAGGCCGGCCGGGTCCTGGACGAGGCGGCCGCCCGGCGCCGGCACTCCGGGCAACACACCGTGGTCGCCCTCGCGGGCGCCACCGGCAGCGGCAAGTCACAGCTGTTCAACGCCCTCGCCGGCGTCACGATCTCGGAGACGGGCGTCCGCCGGCCGACCACGTCGTCGCCCATCGTGTGCACCTGGAGCGACGGCGCGTCGTCCCTCATCGACCGGCTCGGCATCCCGGGCCGGCTGCGCAGACGGCCGGTGCAGACCGCCGAGGCGGAGGCGCAGTTGCGCGGGCTCGTCCTGATCGACCTGCCTGACCACGACTCGGCGGCCGTGCAGCACCGCGAGCAGGTCGACCGGGTGCTGGCGCTCGTGGACGCCGTCATCTGGGTCGTCGACCCGGAGAAGTACGCCGACGCCGTCCTGCACGAACGGTATCTGCGGCCCATGGCCGGACACGCGGAGGTCATGTTCGTCGTCCTCAACCAGGTCGACCGGCTGCCCGGCGAGGCCGCCGAGCTGGTCCTCGACGACCTGCGGCGGCTGCTCGACGAGGACGGCGTCGCCCTCGGCGAGTACGGCGAACCGGGCGCCACGGTGCTCGCGCTGTCCGCGCTGACCGGTGACGGAGTCGGTGAACTGCGGGAGGCGCTGGGCCAGTTCGTCGCGGAGCGCGGCGCCGCCGCCCGGCGTATCTCGGCCGACGTGGACGCCGCGGCCTGGCGACTGCGGTCCGTCTACGCCACCGGACGCCGCATCGGGTTGAGCGAGCAGGCGCGGGACGAGTTCGCCGACCTGCTGGCGGACGCGGTGGGCGCCACCGCGGCGGGCGAGGCCGCCGAGCGCGCCTGGCTGCGCAACGCCAACCGCGCGTGCGGGACGCCCTGGCTGCGGCTGTGGCGTTGGCAGCAGGACCGGCGCGACCCTCCCACCGGGCGGCTGCCGCTCCGCGCCCAGGCCGACGAGGAGGCCACGGCACGGCAGCGCGTCGAGCAGGCGGTGCGCACCGTGTCCGAACGGGCCTCGGCGGGGCTGCCGACGCCCTGGGCGCAGGCCGTCCGGGAGGCGGCGGTACGCGGCGCGCAGGGGCTGCCCGAGGCGCTGGACGACCTGACGGCGCGGGCCGGTCTGCCGCCGGGACGACCGCCCCGGCCGGGCTGGTGGCCGGTCGCCGTCCTGGCGCAGGCGTGCATGACGCTCCTGCAGGTCGTCGGCGGACTGTGGCTGGTCGGCCAGATCGTCGGAGTCATGGCCCCGAACCTCGGCGTTCCGGTGCTGCTGATGGTGTCCGGCATCATCGGCGGCCCGCTGGTCGAGTGGAGCTGCCGCATGGCGGCCCGGGGACCGGCCCGGCGGTACGGGCACGACGCGGAACGCCGGCTGCGGGAGGCTGCGGCCGGTTGTGGACGGGCCCGGGTGCTGGACCCGGTGGCCGCGGAGCTGCTGCGCTACCGGGAGGTGCGGGAGCAGTACGCCAGGGTCACGGGGGCGGTGGCCGGAGCGCGGTGA
- a CDS encoding dynamin family protein produces the protein MVTLDVRPQLLDALSALRDRVAAARFPLPLTGAPRARANRDELLAQLDDYLVPRLRQPDAPLLAVVGGSTGAGKSTLVNSLVGRRVSEAGVLRPTTRTPVLVCHPEDHHWFSGMRVLPGLARAWAPHHESADDLLLTGEDGRPVLRIETADTLPPGLALLDAPDIDSLVADNRVLAAELICAADIWVMVTTASRYADAVPWHLLRTAKEYDVTLVSVLDRVPHQVVSEVSRQYGALLTKAGLGDVPRFTVPELPESAWGGGLLPATAVAQLRSWLVHHAQDPAARNHALARTAHGVLESLKARMPELAGAAAAQYAAALRLTSAVEGAYDSEYTRVRGRLQSGAVVAGDALKRWRAFPLDCTAGELLDALVESLAALLLCAVTAADERVDEAWRREPASQAAALTNHDASAESAEHRIGLAVRRWRRELEEYAEDEVRGLERGATPDPESVAALVATALLGGRRARSAGEGLAERLGAHGALRLRDRGGRLLAEHLDRVMHAERERRLAPLDGLEVHPEPQAELIAALSVLQKER, from the coding sequence GTGGTGACCTTGGACGTAAGGCCTCAGCTGCTCGACGCACTCTCCGCCCTGCGCGACCGTGTCGCCGCCGCACGCTTCCCGCTGCCCCTGACAGGGGCCCCGCGCGCGCGTGCCAACCGCGACGAACTGCTAGCCCAGCTCGACGACTACCTGGTGCCGCGGCTCCGGCAACCCGACGCGCCGTTGCTGGCGGTGGTGGGCGGTTCCACCGGCGCCGGCAAGTCGACGCTCGTCAACTCCCTGGTGGGGCGACGCGTCAGCGAGGCGGGCGTGTTGCGGCCGACGACACGGACCCCGGTGCTCGTATGCCACCCGGAGGACCATCACTGGTTCAGCGGCATGCGGGTGCTGCCCGGCCTCGCCCGCGCGTGGGCCCCTCATCACGAGTCGGCGGACGATCTGCTGCTCACCGGCGAGGACGGCAGACCCGTGCTGCGGATCGAGACCGCCGACACGCTCCCGCCCGGTCTCGCCCTTCTCGACGCGCCCGACATCGACTCACTCGTCGCCGACAACCGGGTACTCGCCGCCGAACTGATCTGCGCCGCCGACATCTGGGTGATGGTCACGACGGCATCCCGCTACGCCGACGCCGTGCCCTGGCACCTGCTGCGCACCGCCAAGGAGTACGACGTCACGCTCGTGTCCGTCCTCGACCGGGTGCCCCACCAGGTCGTCTCCGAGGTGTCCAGGCAGTACGGCGCCCTGCTCACCAAGGCCGGGCTGGGCGATGTGCCGCGCTTCACGGTCCCCGAACTGCCCGAGTCGGCCTGGGGCGGTGGGCTGCTTCCGGCCACCGCGGTGGCGCAGCTGCGCTCCTGGCTCGTCCACCACGCCCAGGACCCGGCCGCCCGCAACCACGCCCTCGCCCGCACGGCCCACGGCGTCCTCGAGTCCCTCAAGGCACGGATGCCCGAACTGGCCGGCGCCGCCGCCGCGCAGTACGCGGCCGCGCTGCGGCTCACCTCGGCCGTCGAAGGCGCGTACGACAGCGAGTACACGCGCGTGCGGGGTCGTCTGCAGAGCGGCGCGGTCGTCGCCGGCGACGCGCTCAAACGCTGGCGGGCCTTCCCGCTGGACTGCACCGCCGGTGAACTCCTCGACGCCCTGGTGGAGAGCCTCGCCGCACTGCTGCTGTGCGCGGTCACCGCCGCCGACGAACGCGTCGACGAGGCCTGGCGGCGCGAACCGGCCTCGCAAGCCGCGGCGCTGACGAACCATGACGCCTCCGCGGAGAGCGCCGAGCACCGCATCGGCCTCGCCGTCCGACGGTGGCGGCGCGAGCTGGAGGAGTACGCCGAGGACGAGGTGCGCGGCCTGGAGCGGGGTGCCACGCCCGATCCGGAGTCGGTCGCCGCTCTCGTCGCCACGGCGCTGCTGGGCGGCCGCAGGGCGCGTTCCGCCGGCGAAGGGCTCGCCGAGCGGCTCGGCGCGCACGGGGCGCTGCGGCTGCGCGACCGGGGCGGGCGGCTGCTCGCCGAACACCTCGACCGGGTCATGCACGCCGAACGCGAACGCCGACTCGCTCCCCTCGACGGACTAGAAGTCCACCCCGAACCCCAGGCCGAACTCATCGCCGCGCTGTCCGTACTGCAGAAGGAGAGGTGA
- a CDS encoding single-stranded DNA-binding protein, which translates to MNETLVCAVGNVATQPVYRDLAAGASARFRLAVTSRYWDREKSAWTDGHTNFFTVWANRQLAQNAMASLNVGDPVIVQGRLKVRTESREGQQSWTSADIDAVAIGHDIARGTSAFRRQGRAEPAGAGPPAQPEPDWETPVADAAEAKSDDARRREPAAVT; encoded by the coding sequence ATGAACGAGACGTTGGTCTGCGCGGTGGGCAACGTGGCGACGCAGCCGGTCTACCGGGACCTGGCGGCGGGCGCGTCGGCGAGGTTCCGGCTGGCGGTGACCTCGCGCTACTGGGACCGGGAGAAGAGCGCCTGGACCGACGGCCACACCAACTTCTTCACGGTCTGGGCCAACCGGCAACTGGCCCAGAACGCGATGGCCTCGCTGAACGTCGGGGATCCGGTGATCGTCCAGGGCAGGCTGAAGGTGCGCACGGAGTCGCGCGAGGGGCAGCAGAGCTGGACCTCGGCGGACATCGACGCCGTGGCGATCGGTCACGACATCGCACGGGGGACGTCGGCCTTCCGGCGGCAGGGCCGTGCCGAGCCCGCGGGGGCGGGACCGCCGGCACAGCCCGAGCCGGACTGGGAGACTCCGGTCGCCGATGCGGCGGAGGCGAAGTCCGACGACGCACGGCGTCGCGAGCCCGCGGCGGTGACCTGA
- the ettA gene encoding energy-dependent translational throttle protein EttA yields the protein MAEYIYTMRKTRKAHGDKVILDDVTLSFLPGAKIGVVGPNGAGKSTVLKIMAGLEQPSNGDAFLSPGYSVGMLLQEPPLDESKTVLENVQDGAAEIMGKLKRFNEVAELMATDYSDALLDEMGKLQEDLDHANAWDLDTQLEQAMDALGCPPGDWPVTNLSGGERRRVALCKLLLEAPDLLLLDEPTNHLDAESVQWLEQHLAKYPGTVVAVTHDRYFLDNVAEWILELDRGRAHPYEGNYSTYLDTKASRLKVEGQKDAKRAKRLKEELEWVRSNAKGRQAKSKARLARYEEMAAEADKMRKLDFEEIQIPPGPRLGSIVVEVNNLTKAFGDKVLIDDLSFTLPRNGIVGVIGPNGAGKTTLFKMIQGFEEPDSGSIKVGETVKISYVDQSRANIDPKKSLWAVVSDELDYINVGQVEMPSRAYVSAFGFKGPDQQKPAGVLSGGERNRLNLALTLKQGGNLLLLDEPTNDLDVETLSSLENALLEFPGAAVVVSHDRWFLDRVATHILAYEGDSKWFWFEGNFESYEKNKIERLGADAARPHRATYKKLTRG from the coding sequence TTGGCTGAGTACATCTACACCATGCGCAAGACGCGCAAGGCACACGGCGACAAGGTCATCCTTGACGACGTAACGCTGAGCTTCCTGCCCGGCGCGAAGATCGGTGTGGTCGGGCCGAACGGCGCCGGTAAGTCCACCGTTCTGAAGATCATGGCGGGACTGGAGCAGCCCTCCAACGGTGACGCGTTCCTGTCGCCCGGCTACAGCGTCGGGATGCTGCTGCAGGAGCCGCCGCTCGACGAGTCCAAGACCGTTCTGGAGAACGTGCAGGACGGCGCGGCTGAGATCATGGGCAAGCTCAAGCGCTTCAACGAGGTCGCCGAGCTGATGGCGACGGACTACTCCGACGCGCTGCTGGACGAGATGGGCAAGCTGCAGGAGGACCTCGACCACGCCAACGCGTGGGACCTGGACACCCAGCTCGAGCAGGCCATGGACGCCCTGGGCTGCCCGCCCGGCGACTGGCCCGTCACCAACCTCTCCGGTGGTGAGCGTCGCCGCGTCGCGCTGTGCAAGCTGCTGCTCGAGGCCCCCGACCTGCTGCTTCTCGACGAGCCCACCAACCACCTGGACGCCGAGTCCGTGCAGTGGCTGGAGCAGCACCTCGCCAAGTACCCCGGCACCGTCGTCGCCGTCACCCACGACCGGTACTTCCTCGACAACGTCGCCGAGTGGATCCTCGAGCTCGACCGCGGTCGCGCGCACCCCTACGAGGGCAACTACTCCACCTACCTCGACACCAAGGCCAGCCGTCTCAAGGTCGAGGGGCAGAAGGACGCCAAGCGTGCCAAGCGTCTGAAGGAAGAGCTCGAGTGGGTGCGGTCCAACGCCAAGGGGCGTCAGGCCAAGTCCAAGGCGCGTCTCGCCCGCTACGAGGAGATGGCAGCCGAGGCCGACAAGATGCGGAAGCTGGACTTCGAGGAGATCCAGATCCCGCCGGGCCCGCGCCTGGGCTCCATCGTCGTCGAGGTCAACAACCTCACCAAGGCCTTCGGGGACAAGGTCCTCATCGACGACCTGAGCTTCACGCTGCCGCGCAACGGCATCGTCGGCGTCATCGGCCCGAACGGCGCCGGCAAGACGACCCTCTTCAAGATGATCCAGGGGTTCGAAGAGCCCGACTCCGGGTCCATCAAGGTCGGCGAGACCGTCAAGATCTCGTACGTCGACCAGAGCCGCGCGAACATCGACCCGAAGAAGTCGCTGTGGGCCGTGGTCTCCGACGAGCTCGACTACATCAACGTCGGGCAGGTGGAGATGCCGTCCCGCGCGTACGTCTCCGCGTTCGGCTTCAAGGGCCCCGACCAGCAGAAGCCGGCCGGTGTGCTCTCCGGCGGCGAGCGCAACCGCCTGAACCTCGCGCTCACCCTCAAGCAGGGCGGCAACCTGCTCCTCCTCGACGAGCCGACCAACGACCTCGACGTGGAGACGCTGTCCTCCCTCGAGAACGCGCTGCTGGAGTTCCCGGGTGCGGCCGTGGTCGTCTCCCACGACCGCTGGTTCCTGGACCGGGTCGCCACCCACATCCTCGCCTACGAGGGTGACTCCAAGTGGTTCTGGTTCGAGGGCAACTTCGAGTCGTACGAGAAGAACAAGATCGAGCGGCTGGGTGCGGACGCCGCACGTCCGCACCGTGCCACCTACAAGAAGCTGACCCGGGGCTGA
- a CDS encoding TQXA domain-containing protein: MISSISALFARGRGPVRLAAAAVASGLVAVGVLATAGTAAAAEVTQSQGGATATIGGLKTYGAALVHAEGGDQEVSAGLFEMSVDGGGTLQTYCVDLYNPTQRDAKYHETPWSGTLLAANRNAGRIRWILQNSYPQVNDLASLADKAGIGAGLTEQDAAAGTQVAIWRYSDGAAVDAVDPQAERLADYLQKAARVVPEPTASLTLDAPAVSGRPGGLLGPVTVHTNATSATVTPPVDAATSGVRIVGEDGKPLTAVSDGSQLFFDVPADTAAGSAELTVQASTTVPVGRAFTSDSRSQTQILAGSSESTVSATASATWAQKGAIPALSAAKNCTKTGVDIAAANRGDEAFTFELMGLQHTIPAGGSLTVTIPLQEDQAYDFSIVGPQGDQNRFTGVLDCRTQTDEIAGLTTQTLSEPSPATVGGVSTVDDTDLAATGGSSATPLIAGTAIGLVVIGGAALVLVGRKENGSQS; the protein is encoded by the coding sequence GTGATTTCTTCGATCTCCGCGTTGTTCGCTCGCGGGCGGGGCCCGGTCCGTCTCGCGGCGGCGGCCGTGGCGTCCGGCCTCGTCGCCGTCGGCGTGCTGGCCACTGCGGGCACGGCCGCCGCGGCAGAGGTGACGCAGAGTCAGGGCGGGGCCACCGCGACGATCGGCGGTCTCAAGACCTACGGCGCCGCCCTGGTCCACGCCGAGGGCGGGGACCAGGAGGTGTCGGCCGGCCTGTTCGAGATGTCCGTCGACGGCGGCGGCACCCTGCAGACGTACTGCGTCGACCTCTACAACCCCACGCAGAGAGACGCCAAGTACCACGAGACGCCCTGGAGCGGCACGCTGCTGGCCGCCAACCGGAACGCGGGCCGCATCCGTTGGATCCTGCAGAACTCCTACCCCCAGGTGAACGATCTCGCCTCGCTCGCCGACAAGGCCGGCATCGGTGCCGGCCTCACCGAGCAGGACGCGGCCGCCGGCACCCAGGTGGCCATCTGGCGCTACTCGGACGGCGCGGCGGTCGACGCTGTCGACCCGCAGGCCGAGCGGCTCGCGGACTACCTGCAGAAGGCCGCCCGGGTGGTCCCTGAGCCCACGGCGTCCCTCACCCTCGACGCGCCCGCCGTGTCCGGCCGCCCGGGCGGGCTGCTCGGCCCGGTGACGGTCCACACCAACGCGACGAGCGCCACGGTGACGCCGCCGGTGGACGCCGCCACCAGCGGGGTGCGCATCGTCGGCGAGGACGGCAAGCCGCTCACGGCGGTGTCGGACGGCAGCCAGCTGTTCTTCGACGTGCCCGCCGACACGGCCGCCGGCTCGGCCGAGCTGACCGTGCAGGCCTCCACCACCGTCCCGGTCGGCCGCGCCTTCACCTCAGACAGCCGCAGCCAGACGCAGATCCTGGCCGGCTCCAGCGAGTCCACGGTGTCGGCGACGGCGAGCGCGACCTGGGCCCAGAAGGGCGCCATACCGGCACTGTCCGCCGCGAAGAACTGCACGAAGACCGGCGTCGACATCGCCGCCGCCAACCGCGGTGACGAGGCCTTCACGTTCGAGCTGATGGGTCTGCAGCACACCATCCCCGCCGGCGGGTCCCTGACGGTGACGATCCCGCTGCAGGAGGACCAGGCGTACGACTTCTCGATCGTCGGCCCCCAGGGGGACCAGAACAGGTTCACCGGTGTCCTGGACTGCCGGACCCAGACCGACGAGATCGCAGGCCTGACCACCCAGACCCTGAGCGAACCGAGCCCGGCCACGGTGGGCGGCGTCTCGACCGTGGACGACACCGACCTCGCCGCGACGGGCGGCAGCAGTGCCACCCCGCTCATCGCGGGCACGGCCATCGGCCTGGTGGTCATCGGCGGAGCCGCGCTCGTGCTCGTCGGCCGGAAGGAGAACGGCTCACAGAGCTGA